The Sphingomonas sp. So64.6b genome includes a region encoding these proteins:
- a CDS encoding response regulator, whose translation MSATALIVEDEIFVALDLERILTDAGYKVKAIAADKSGAIEAAHDCSFALVDINLRDGATGPELARTLAADYGIKVVFVTANPGQIANPSGALGYVRKPFSESAILAAAAIASAKTEARTGANDDFVLLNGVTDAC comes from the coding sequence ATGTCCGCAACTGCACTTATTGTCGAAGACGAGATCTTCGTCGCTCTGGACCTGGAACGCATCCTTACCGATGCGGGCTATAAGGTGAAGGCGATCGCGGCGGACAAGTCGGGCGCGATCGAGGCGGCGCACGATTGCAGTTTCGCGCTGGTCGACATCAACCTGCGCGATGGAGCCACCGGCCCGGAACTCGCCCGAACGCTGGCAGCCGATTACGGCATCAAAGTGGTATTCGTGACTGCCAATCCAGGGCAGATCGCCAATCCAAGCGGCGCGCTGGGTTATGTACGCAAACCATTCAGCGAATCGGCAATCCTGGCAGCGGCGGCGATAGCCAGCGCCAAGACTGAAGCACGGACCGGCGCTAACGATGATTTCGTGTTGCTGAACGGCGTTACGGACG